Genomic DNA from Budorcas taxicolor isolate Tak-1 chromosome 5, Takin1.1, whole genome shotgun sequence:
aaaaagaaacaaaagataacccccccccttaaaaaaacaaactgatcagaagaaaaaatgaagagctgGGAAATAAAAACTCAGATTCCCCAAGCCCACCAGAGctcaaagaaaagcagaagagcTGCTAGAAAGTAGAAGGAAGGCAGCAAACAGGCCCTTAAGTTAAGGCCAATCCTGTTCCTAAGGGGGGCAGTGGAGGGGAGAAGAAGCCTGGAGAAATGGTTTCCCAGCCCCAAGGCAATGAAACGTCTTCACTCCTGCTCCATGGGGAAAACTGCACAAAGAACTTCATTTCTAAGGAACATATGAGAGCCATCCTAGTTCTTCCACTTCTAAGGACACACTGGATGCTTTAGGGGGCTAACGGGTGCTGGGAAAAGAGGGGGAGAATATGCGTTTCAGGGCCATGGGAACTAAGGCTGCCCcggggaaaggaagggaattgAGGCATAAGTGGAAGAACCTAAGCTCAGTCCTTCAGAATCTCAGCGTCATGGATTTCTCAGCTGCTCTGGGACAGAAAGCAGTCTACAAGCCCAAAGGGTAGAACGGCTCCAATCCTAGTTCACTATGGCCTCTCCTATCTTGTTTCCCTCAATTTCCCCAAAATTCTAAGGTAGAACAAGAAGGAATTTAGAGTTCTCTCTTGCCTTAATGGCTTCCCAAAGACATCCTAAAATACTTGATGAGGGACGTGGAGAGAGGCTAGAGATTTAGAAAGGACCAATGTCCTCTGTTGATGTGAGACAGTCGTGAGGGACCTTGAGTGCCAGTCATTCCCTGTCCACAGGAACAGGTGTTATGAGGGGGCCACAGGTAGACCTCTGTGGTACAATTCCCTAGTGGTATGTGGATTAAACCACTGGCTGCATGGGGGATGAGTTTGGGGCAGTAAGCATGGCAAACTGAAGATactaacaaaggagaaaagaaatcgGGCCTGATGGGAGGTAGGGGGTCAGAACAGACTGTACAGTGGGAATAAAGATCATACCTATTTACAGGGAAGTAGAAAAGACACGGTAATGGGTGGATCAAATTCATTAGGAACCCTGGAAAAGCACAGAAAACTCCTCCCTCTGGCTGGACTCTTCTTCACTCCCCTACAGTGAGTGGCCTATGCTATCCTGAGACTGCTCTCCAGTTGCTCAGTTAATTTCCCAGGAAAGGTAAACCTATACCCAAGAGTTAGGTTGGCAAGAATATAGGTGAAGTAAGAATTAGAGGAAGCTAGCAGTTGAGACTGGGCTTGACTAGCTGCCACCGGTATGGTTCTCTGCAGCCCCTCCTCAAATCTCATATACACATTGGATTCCACTTAATTAAAAAGAGGGCAAGTAAATCAACCAAACCACCCATTAAACAAGTATCACAACTGAACTACCATCAATTAAAGTGCAAACTGCAGGGGGATATGGTGGCTGGGGCTGAGGCCATCTGAaggccagagagaaaaaaatgcctAAGTCAGAGGATGGGTATCAGAAACTGGTCCCTCCTCCATTTAGATCACAGCAGAGCCAAAGAGGCAGGCAACCAGTGAAGATTCTTTGGAGGACTCTGGGGTCCAGAATCTCCCCCATTATGGGGGAGAAGCTACTAAGAAGCTGGGTGAGGGGAAAATAGGCCTTGGAAGAGTTCTATGAGCCACAGATGACACTGCCTCTCCACCCCTTCCATTTCTGCCCAGTCAGCCAATAGCAAGACTCCAACCTGGTGCCCGGGAGCTGGCCGTCCCATTCCCACCTCTACCTAGAAAAACCCTCCACAAGGCCAACTCATGGACGCTGCAATGCTTTCAAATATGAGAAActccaaccaaacaaaaacaaaaaggcaatgtTTCCTTACTCTCCCCTGCTCTGAGCCTTACTTTCCCCCAAGGCCCTTAATGTGACTGAACTGGAAACCTTCCTCAGTTCCTGGGTTCACCACCTTCTCCATcctggggagaggaggaaaaggagatcaaGAACAGAAACTGACCAAAAGcagaaggggaaggggcaggagaccaaaaaaaaaattttctgaaaaaatgggcaggaggaggaggaggaaagatgaGTACGTCACTGTCTTGCACCTATAATACAAAGTGAAGAAAGTTTGTTTTGGAAGGTAAGTCCTGGGGGATCAGACCCCTAAGCCCCAGAGTAGGGGTAGGAGGCCAGTGGCAACAGCTGCCTGGTGTTGTTGCTGAAGCGTTAAAAAGTGCCATGACGGAGCTGTCAAGAGGCAGCCCTTGGGAGCCAGGGCTCAGTGTGCTGTTACCGTAGGGGCTGTGTGctgaggggtggggatggaggttaTTTCTTAGCTCTCGTGCTAGCTCCATACTTGTTTGCTGCTAGCCAACCCCTCAGTTGCTACAACACTGGCTCTTGTTCTGCTGGGACTGCTCGTGAAGATCCACACCCCGGCTTCGGCCTGCTGCACCCCCTAGATTCTGGGGTTCACTCTTTGGCAACTTCTTAGCTAGAGACAAAAACAGAAGGGAACAAAATATGGTAGATTTTACTCATCTCCCCAAAAAAGACTATTGGAGGAAAGGGGAAATGTGAGAGACTAAAAGAATGTTCTCAAGAGGGGAGGGTTCATTGCAAACAACATTGAAGATGAGGGGGCTCAAGCTGCAACGAAAGGATGGAGGTCACGATGGAAAGTTACAGTATTTTAACACCTAAAGTTTTCATAAAGGGAGACACTCCCATTTATCCTTATGACCTGGGTTAGTGATCTTGCCTAgaggcaagggaaaaacaacaggaAGACCTCAGGCTGCTCTGACCTTACCTATTGCCAGGAAGAGATCGTTCACGTTCATAGCTGTCTTGGCTGAAGTCTCCATAAACAATAAGCTGTTGTCATCTGCATACGCCTGGGCCTCCTGCAAGGGGTGGGGTATACTGGTACTCAGACTGTAGGGCAGGAACAAAGTACAGCCTTTCCACTCCCATGTAGCACTGGAGCTAGGCAACATCCTAGGTTCCCTCCCCTCTGAGCCAGCTGCCCCTGGACCCATAATTTGGTGATGACTCCCTCAAGGAATATCCCATGGTCTCCACCACTTAATCCAACAAACAGATGTCAGCAAACTTAATTACAGGGAAGAAGGTAAGTTGGTTAGGGGCTTTTGGGTTCTGACACTTGAGTCCCTTACCTCAAATTCAAttgctccctccttcctcttttcaCACTGGTACCCCCACAGCTGGTACTGGTACTCCCCTACCCCTCTGCTCTGGAATTTTCTTCTGACTCCTCTAAAATCTCCTGGCTGGCATTAGGGTCACAGTGCTGCTGTATTTAACTTGGTGAAGAACTGGGGAATGAGATGATGAATGTCCTCAGATGAGGTTTTCAGAGAGGGCAGGTTTGGAAAAAAGAGGTCCCAAGCATAGAGGGAGTGTGGCCAGGAAGGACTTGGTGGCCAGCTTACTTCATACTCCACCATGCGCTTGTTGGCCAGGTCGGCTTTGTTCCCTGCCAGGGCAATAACAATGCTAGGACTGGCCTGTCGCTGTAGTTCTTTTACCCATGTCTTCGCTCGGGCGAAGGTTTCCTAGGAAAACACAAGGATGAGAATGGGTAGGCTGGAAAGACTGCCAATCTAGGGCTATCACCTTCAAAGTCCAATCTCAAAACTCACCTCTTCTAAGCAGCCATTACTCACTGAAACCATCTGTTTCTGGTAATTCATTACCTCTGTCTTCTCAACACTTGGAAGCGTAATTTGTATTCTTATTTTGCTATTTCAAGAACCGGTTTTCTCTCCCCCACCTAATTTAATTCCTATAAATAAAAGCAAGGACAATCTTCTCAGCCCACTTACCTGATTAGTAATGTCATAAACCACAATGGCAGCTTGGGCACCTCTGTAGTACATGGGGGCCAAGCTATGGTATCGCTCCTGCCCAGCTGTGTCCCAGATCTCAAACTTGACTGTCGTGTCATCTAGACAAACAGACTGGGTAAGGAAGGCCGCTATGAATGAGAGAACAGAGGAAAGTTGGTGTAAGTGGGAGAATGCACTGGAACATCCCACCTTCCTTCAAAATATCTCCACTGTCAGTCTAAGACCAGTCACTACCCAGGCCGTTCAGCTACAGGAAAAGGTTTAGCGTTCTCCTCCTTATACCCTGGAAAGGTTTAGCATTTTCCTTCGGGTCCTGGCACCAGAATTAAGCCTGCTCTTGGCTAAATCCTTCCTGCGAGAAGTCTTTCCAGCTAAGGAATGGGGGCGCCATGGTAAACTCTGAGGGCTAGAAAGAACCAGCTTTAATACCAGAGTCAACACTTTTCTAGCCAAAATAGATTAAGAGATAATGAGAGACAATAAGCTTCAGATAAAAGTCACATCAAGAACTGATTAGAAGATTTTAAAGCCTGATGTGAGGCCCCACCATTACATTATTTGGCTGTTACTTTTTTATATCACTTCTGCTGGTCTAAGAATGTATTTCCAAGGTAAGTAATAAAAGTGGAGAAGGAGAAATGTGGGGAATTCTCATGTTGAATTAGCACCCTATTTCGGGATATTGCAGACAGAAGGTAGCCAAGGTAGGAAAGGCATATTTATCTTTTGTATTTAGTTCTAACCTCTGCTTTACCAGATGTGTGCATCAAAGATCTAAGGAGCTTTTCCAAACATACAGGTCTGTACTGCCACCAATCTCACCCTCCTTCCGAAACTAATCAGCCAGTCTGAGGCAGGGCCCAGCATACTCCCCAGCAGTTTCAGATGTACACCTCTGATTATGAGCCACTGCCCCACATCAACCCTGCTCAAGATGAACCTCAACTGAACTTCACTGGCATTAAGATGAGAGCAGGAAGAGGAAAATAgtctgagatttttttaaaaagtggttttttGGTGCTCAAAGGCCAACCTTTCTAACTTTCTTCCAGGAAGAGGATGAACAGAGACCTGTTTTGGGGCATTTTGGCAGTTTTTTTGTTTCATAAAAGATTTCCATTACAGGGAGCTAAGAGGGCCAGTGGCATAATCAGATCCCTAGATCTCCCTTCAGTAGCCCTTCTAAACACTAATCTCTTCTCTCCCTGAAGTACTTACCTCCAATGGTGCTCTCCTGGTACTCGTGGAACTGCCCTTTGACAAAACGTAATACCAGGCTAGATTTCCCCACTGCAGATTCACCCAGCAGGACCAGTTTGAACTGGCATATTTTGCTGGCCTGGGGCTGCCCATTGGGCCTGGCTGTGCTTCTGCTAGTCATGGCTAGATTATCAGAGTGGgaaagggtggagggagggggatgCCACAAAGCGgcagaggggggagggggaggggaggggacgtCCAGGCTTCAACAATTCTGCAAGAAAAAAAGCGGGTAAAATTAAACACAGGGCCATGATAACGGcattcatgttttaaaagaaaggacagaatctcttcatttctttgctcCAATCAGGACTTAAGTCTTATAATCATCCACCATTAAAAGCTTACACCACTGAGAGGGTCCCATGCACCTGGCACTCGGTGGTGAAGAGTGGGGATCAAGAAAATAAGAATAGCATTTAGAGTAGAGTGTGCTGCAACAGAGAGACTGAAAACCGTGTGAGAGTAGTCTCTAATCTCCCACTCATCCCCACCAGGTCTTCAAGGAACAGCAAATCGATCAACATTTAGTTGgcctaaagaacacccaggtccaCCAGAAAGTACCCCAGATCACTACTATCTCTTTGGTGTCCTGGTGCTGTCCCTTTTTTACCCTCCCCTTTTTTCTAGCcttcaaaatgagaaattcacTCTAGGGGTGTAGGTAACAGTCATCCCTCTAAAGAGCAAAGGGATAGCTTCTGGTTCTACATCCTTCATACATGACCATttctgaaaactgacatttctgaTAATCAAACCAGGATCCAACTACCAGAAAAATCTATCCTTTCTCATTTTTGCTCAAAGGTAACAGAGAAACAGACTACATTCACTGTTAACTCTTTCCCTTTGCTTCTGCCACCCCTCTGAGTCTGAAAATCTATTAAGTGTGAGTCAGTAGGCTTGATTTACTCTCAACTTGCAGCTCTCTTCTTGATGCCTAGGGATAAGACTACTCTCCACACTGAAAAGGCCTAACAGCTGTAGCCCTccaaagcagagaaagaaggtGTACCTTCTAAACACATGCAGGAATCTCCAGAAGATGGCACAGGAATAAGTCTTCAAGCAATAAATACTTGATGAAAGAATATAACTGAACCACCTTCTCTACCTTCTAAGTGGCTAGGAAAGCTGGTGGtgcagaggacacagagagaagttGGGACTTTCAGTGTCCAATTATCCAAACCTGACTATATTTCCTCATCCTGATTCTGAGGGGAAAAGAACTATGAGATTCCAAGAAGCGTTAGCATGATCAGAACATGCAAAACCACCTCATCCCAAAACTAAGCACTGCTTGGATTGTACTTTGCTGGTTCAAATTGatgtttcccttctccaagacTGATTCTAGTGACTCCATAAACATCATATTCTGTGACATATATAgtgaaaaaataattactttggGATCAAATCAGGGTTAAAAATATCTGCAATATTAGTAAACATGGAAAGGATAGAAAAGCCATACAGGAAGAAGCACAGAGGAACAAAAGCTGTGGAGTCCAGTTCACTGGATTCATTTTAGTTCTGCTTACTAGCTATGAACTTTTGGACAAACTACTAAATTTACCTGTgcatttgtttcctcatctataaaatgggataacaGTCTATGAGCACCTACTTCAAAAGGTGTTGTGAGGACTAAACGcaataatacatataaagaacataaatatttaacaaaaggtACTATATCCATGAATATTAAATGACTCATCATTATTAATATGACATCAAGAAAATTTCTCTTCCTGAGCCTTACCTTCTAcctttataaaatggaaaaaatacctATCCCATAGAATAGCCCTAAGGATTAAGTGAAACATGTGTTTAATATAGAGCTAATAAATAGTAAGACAGGTATTATTTAGTGGCCCTGATTCACAGAAATAATCAGTTTAATATATTAAAGGACATCTCAATATTAGTTGTTATCAATATAATCCTAAACAGCAGCCATCATATGAAGGAGgtagagcaaaaaaagaaaaaaaaaagtagaagaaattaaCAGAGAAATGAGATAGAAATGAGAAAGCCCAGAAAAGTCTCAGCTAGACTAGATTAAGACAGAGGACTGTATAAAATTACTGATCCTACTGGGTATTTTGTAGTCCCCCAGGTCAATGAGTCCTAAGAATTCAGATATACATGTGCTACTTTGTGATGAACTTTTCACTGGTTTATgatgaaatgattaaaataaaaatgatacagcAAGTTTTTCACAAAGCtaaatttattcaatttaagaGTATCCTTTATAACACGATTTCTAACTTCTTAGTATCAATTTTCTCTCAAaggtaaatatgtatttattgcaTGGATAAGCCTCTAAGACCTacagttcaatttaaaaaaaggcaaaacactcGGCTGATTCTATTTctataaacaaagcaaaattctacaaataaaatGGTATGGAAAGATACATGCTCATCTGTTAAGAGTGGTTACTTCCCTCTAGGGAGAATGAGACTAAGGAAAATGGTATGTAAAGAACTCAGATATTTTTATTCTACATAGATCTTTTTTTATTAACaggaaatatacacatatatatttaaagtttcctacataacttttttttgaaataaataatggTGTTGCTAGTCAGTAGTAAGCTTTCTAAATATACTTATGTGGAAAAACAGAAACCCTTAAATTTAATTTGTCTGTTAAATCCAAAATTCTGGGAACCATACTGCAACTGCAAGAATTAGTAGTAATTAGCTTCTTAACTACCAGTCACAGTTCTTTAGCTCTTTTCATCCTCAAACCTTTAGAGCAGTGTTTCTATGCTGTAAGCCAAGTAGTAATCTTGAAATCGCTTGGTGGATCATgatcagtatattaaaaaaaaagaaagaaaaatattaccatGTGGCATGCAAATAATAAGCACGAGAATCATTTTGTGAAAATGCTTCACTTGTGGTTGTATGTACACACACTGAATTTTGatgtaaaaaaactttttttttttttgagccatgatcaaaaaaaaaaaaaaagttcaacaaACACTGCTTTCGAGAGGCCTGCCACTGAAAGATGGGTTAGTAGGAAGTCTAATCTCTGGCTGGCCTACAAAAGCACTTCCAGGTGAAATTACGATGAGGGCTGAATATAGCTCTCCAGGGGTCAGAGGTTTTCTAATCCTCCTACTGAAGTTATGGAGCAATTATGAAAATAGAATGCTAAAGTCGACAGAGGCAGTCCTGCAGTGGTAAGGGCTCTGGAATCAGGCAAGCCTTAGTTTTAGTCTCTGCTTTGTCAACTAACCCACTGTGATCCTAGGCCACTCACTCCTTTtacctttctgagcttcagcttccttatctATGAGGATCTGGGGGTGGAGTAGGAAGGATAATAGAGGAAAATAGTAAAAGGCAGAATTTGAATTCAAAGTTCTGGGTACATTTAAGAAACATGTTTCTTTATACAGTTTCTCAGCATCTGtgaggattatttttaaaaatatatttatgtaatacTTTATATACATTGTTTCATAGGTAAAGAGGATAGGCCATTATAACTCTACACTTGAAAACAGATGAAATGATAGGGAGAAAAAAACCTACAGATGATAAACTGATCAAGTTTCCTTTAGGTTGATACACATATACTATACTCTTAAGAAACAACAGGAAAAGTGCCTAGATTCTTTGACTTACTTCCTCACATTTCAAAGCAAGTGATCCAAGGGGCAGAACACTAAGTTAGAGTGAACTGAATTCTCATTGGCAGACACATCTTTCTAGGCCTGGGAAAACAGTAGGAGTTGGAAGTGTGAAGATAGGAAAcagttgggaattccctggcggtccagtggttaggactccatgctttcactgccgtggcctgggttcaatccctggtcagtgacCTACAAGTTGCATGGCgtgggcaggaaaaaaaaaaaggtaggaaacagtcacagacacTTGGGTTGAAAAGCCCTTCGTCACTAACCCCAACAGATGGTAAGTCAAGCCACAGTCAACGAGCAAACTTTCTTGAACTGTCAGAGATTAGTAACTACTGGGTTAGGAAAGACTAtctcccactccagcatttcaGCTCAAGACTGTGTCCTATCTTCTCTGTTCACAGTAACTGACTGGCTGCCCATCTCTGTGCCTTCATCTTTAATCCCAGCTTGTTAATAAGTATCATGTTTCCTATGAAACAGCTAGACTCTCGAAAGATCAGGGGTACAGAAATGGAATAATACACATAAGATTCAGTTGATTTCTCCCCTATTCCGGTGATGATTTTTTTGGCTGACAATTGACAGTGGGCAAACGACCCATCCgaaggcaaaaaacaaaacacagccaGTGAGGTGGTGTGATGATTATTACCTTCAAACTTGAGGCAAGAAAGCAAGGAGGAGATTTTTCTTCCCTTCAGCCCTTTCGGTTCAGATGAGaatgacttaacttcactcagaATTCCAGCTCCACAAGAATGGCCATCAAATGACTAAGGAGGATTAAGGCTTGACTCTGTCAtcagtctgcaaggagatccaaccaatccattctgaaggagatcagctctgggatttctttggaaggaatgatgctaaagctgaaactccagtactttggccacctcatgtgaagagttgactcattcgaaaagactctgatgctgggagggattgggggcagaaggagaaggggacgacagaggatgagatggctggatggcatcactgactcaatggacgtgagtctgagtgaactctgggagttggtgatggacagggaggccgggcatgctgcgattcatggggtcgcaaagagttggacactactgagcgactgaactgaactgaactgtcatcaGTCCACTGGGGAAGGGGGAGGTGGAGAATGAGGGGCAAGTTCTTTAGTGTAGGTAGCTCTCCCAGCAGAGGAAAATATGAATAGGAAAGCTttctaagggacttccctggaggtccagtggttaaca
This window encodes:
- the RAB5B gene encoding ras-related protein Rab-5B — its product is MTSRSTARPNGQPQASKICQFKLVLLGESAVGKSSLVLRFVKGQFHEYQESTIGAAFLTQSVCLDDTTVKFEIWDTAGQERYHSLAPMYYRGAQAAIVVYDITNQETFARAKTWVKELQRQASPSIVIALAGNKADLANKRMVEYEEAQAYADDNSLLFMETSAKTAMNVNDLFLAIAKKLPKSEPQNLGGAAGRSRGVDLHEQSQQNKSQCCSN